CTGGCGCAGGTGCGGAGGATGTGTTCGCTGGACGTCGACGGCGCCGGGTTCGAGGAGGTCGGCGCCCGCGACCCGGTGGTCTCCCTGGCGCAGGGGATGCATCCGGGATTGCGGCCGGTCTTGTTCGCGTCCCCGTACGAGGCGGCGTGCTGGGCGGTGCTGAGCCACCGGATCTGGATGACCCAGGCGGTCCGGCTGCGCCGCCGCCTCGCCGAGCGCCACGGAACGGAGGTCGACGTCGGCGGTACCGTGCTGACGACGTTCCCGGCGCCGGCGGTGCTGGCGAAGCTGGAGTACCTGCCGGGCTTGTCGGGCCCGAAGATGCAGCGCCTGCGAGCAATAGCCGAGGCGGCGGCGGACGGCCTGCTCGACGCGGCGACGTTGCGGGCGATGCCGGCGGACGAAGCGCTGAAACAGCTGCAGCTGTTGCCGGGGATAGGCCGCTTCAGCGCGGAGCTGATCCTGATCCGCGGCGCCGGCCACCCGGACGTGTTCCCCCGAGCGGAGACCCGCCTCCACGAGATCATGCGCGACGCGTACCACCTCCCGGAGGCGGGAGTGGAGGAGCTGACGGAGATCGCCGAGGCGTGGGCCCCGTTCCGGAGCTGGGTGTCGTTCCTGTTCCGAGTGGAAGGCGAGGCCCGGATGAGGGAGTCCCGATGACCTGACCAGCCGTGTTCTCGCTCGCCCGCTCACCGGTTCCGGCCCCGATCACGCGAGTTCCGGTTTCAAGCACGCGAGTTCCGGCCCCGATCACGCGAGTTCCGGTTTCACGCACGCGAGTTCCGGCCCCGCTCACGTGAGTTCCGGCTTCAGCCGCACCAGCAGGTTCCGCACGGACGCCGCGCCGCCGGCCATGCCGGCCCGCGTCGGCGGGCCGTTGCGCGGGCTGCGGCCTCGCCGCTGCGGCAGGGGTCGTTCCGGCTCACCTCGTCGGAAGCCGAGTTCCGCGGCGGTGTGGCCAGCCGGTCGCCCGTGCCGAGCGCCACGTCAGTCCGTTCACCGTGAGCCCGGAAGCGGTGTCCCGCCCACACCACGACGAAAGGAGAACATATCGACCCAATATCGCGGAGCCGCCGAAACCCGCAGCGGTGTCGATCGCGCGGTTCAGGCACCGGCGAGAGAAGTCCGTCGCGCGCAGCGCCGAGTTCAGCAGACCCGGGTGCAGCCCGAACTCGCTCGCCGCGGTGTCCTCGGGCAGCGCGGGTCGGAGGTCCCTCACCGGCTCGATTTCCGGCGAGCAGCGTCGGCGGCGGCCGCTTCGGGTGGGGTGCTCGTGGGCGGGTCGCTCGACCGGCCCGCGCGGGGTGTAGCTGCTCGCGAGCCGACCGCGCGAGTGTCGAGCCGTCAGAGCTTTGCCTGCTGCGGCTCAGCTCGTCCGCCCTGCTTGGCCAGCGCCGAGCGGTGGCCCGGAACTGGAACTCGGGCCAAGCGCTCAGGCCTCGATGTCGCGGTCTGCGTCGGTGCGGCTGCAGCCGCACCGATCGTGCGAGCCCGGCGCCGGCGTCCTCGCTCGAAGCCGGTGCGCCACTCCGCGGCGGACGAGCGCGAACAAGCAGCGCGAGCCGCCTGTCCCGGGCCCGGCGCCGCCGATGCCCCACCCGCACCCACCCCCGCGACCACACTCGCCGAGAAAAGAGACCGCATCGACCCAATACCGGAGCCGCCGAAAGCCACAGCACTGGGGACTCACCGTAGCCAGATATCGCCTGTGGTGAGGTGTCCGGGTGAGCTCGCCCGTTCAACTCGCGCTCGGCGACCCGGCCGGTACCGGAACCGGTGCTGCCCTCCGCGCGGCTGCCGCCACTCCGTCGCTGCTCGAACAGGCCCAGACCCTGGCCGTGATCACCCTGGTCGCCGGTGGGGTGGCGCTGCTGGTCGTGCTGGTCGGGGGCAGCCCGTGGCGGCTGGCGCGCAACGGCGTCACCATCGTGCACGAGGCCGGGCACGCCCTGGCCGCCGTGCTGGTCGGGCGGCGGCTACAGGGGATCAAGCTGCACTCGGACACCTCGGGCGTCACCGTCTCGCGCGGCAAGCCCGAGGGGCCGGGCATGGCCTTCACCGCGATGGCCGGTTACCTGGCGCCGTCGGTGCTCGGGCTGCTGTTCGCCAGCCTGCTGGATGCCGACCTGGTCGGCACGGTCCTCGTGCTGATCGCGCTGCTGCTGCTCGGCGTGCTGGTGATGGTCCGCAACGCCTACGGGGTGTTCACCGTCGTCGCGAGCGCCTCGGTACTGGCGCTGGTCGCGTTCGTCGCGCCGGTCGAGGTGCAGGCTCCGTTCGGCTACCTCGTGACGTGGTTCCTGCTGTTCGGTGGCGTGCGGCCGGTGGTCGAGCTGCAGGTGAAGCGGCGGCGGGGCCGCGCCCGCGACTCCGACGCCGACCAGCTTGGTCGCCTCACCGCGGTGCCGCCGGTGCTGTGGGTGCTGGTCTTCGCCGTGGCGACGGTCAGCTGCCTCATCGCCGGCGGGCTGTGGCTGCTGGAGCCCGTGGCCGCCTGACCGCGCGGCAGCCGGGCGGGTGACGGCCCTGGTGGCGACGCCGGGGCCGGTGGACCTCGTGACCACGCCCATGCGGCAAACTGGTCTCTCGCTGGTCCGCGCGGAGGGAGACGAACGATGGACGAGGTCGCCAAGGCCGTGGAGGAGTGCGCACGGGCGGCGAAGCTGGCCGCGCCGTCGCTCGCCGCCGCTTCCGCCGACGCCGTCGATGCCGCGCTGACCGGGATGGCCGAGCGGCTGCTCGCGCACCGCGACGAGATCCTGGAGGCGAACCAGGCCGACGTCGAGCGCGCGAAGGCCGAGGGGATGAGCGCCGGTCTGCTCGACCGGCTCACCATCACCCCGGAGCGGCTGACCGGCATGGCCGAGCAGCTGCGGCTGCTCGCCGGCGCCCCGCACCAGGAGCGCTCGGTCGACGTGTCGACCCTGGACGGCGGGCTGAAGCTGGTCGAGCGGCGACGTCCGGTCGGCGTGATCGGCGCGAACTACGAGGCACGGCCGAACGTGACCGTCGACGTCGCTTCGCAGCTGGTCAAATCGCGCAACGGCGGCGTGCTGCGCACCGGTTCGGCCGCGCTCGGGTCGGCCCAGCGGCTGCGCGAGGTCGTCATCGCCCCGGCGCTGACCGAGGCCGGCATCGACGCCGACTGCGTCCAGCTGGTGCCGCGGGTGGAGCGCGAGGCGGCGTCCGCGCTGGTGCGGCTGCCGAACCTGGTACCGCTGGTGATCCTGCGCGGCAGCGGCGACAGCACCCGGGCGCTGGCCACCGAGGCGGCCGTCCACGGCGTGCGCACGCTGGCCCACGCCGACGGCGGCGGCGTCCTGTACATCGACCGCGGGGCGGACGTCACGAAGGCGCGTGACCTCGTCTTCGCGAGCCTCGACCGCCTGGGCGTCTGCAACCGGCTGAACCTGCTCCTCATCCACGAGGGCATCCACGACGACGTCTGGCCGGGCATCGCCGACGCGCTGGCCGAGCGGGGCGTCACGCCCTCGCTGGCGCCGCATGAGCACGCCATCGGCTACGAATGGGCCCTGGACTCCGACCGCGAGGCCACCGTCACGGTCGCCAAGGTCGGCGATCTCGCCGACGCCGTCGAGATCGCCAACGAGAAGACGTCGGGCCTGGCGGCGGGCATCGCCACCGAGGACACGTCGGCCGCCGACGCCTTCTTCGACGGCTACACCGGCACGGGCGTCTTCTGGAACGCCCCGACCCGCCTCCTCGACGGCTTCAAGCTGCTCGCGGTCCCGGAAACCGGCATCAACCTGGACAAGGTCCCCGGCCCCCGCGGCCCGGTGACATACACGGACCTCTACGTCCGCCAGTACGCCGTTTTGCCCGCCTGAGCGGAAGACCCATGCTCGTGCCCGGGGACGCGACGGACGTCCGCCGCGTCGATCTCGTCCGCGTCGTGAACAGCTCCGGCTGGGGCGGCTGGGTGACCGTGCCCGGCGAAACGCTCGTGTCGGTGACCGGCGCGGCCGCGAGCGCGCTCACGGCGCTGGTCGCGGACCTCCCGGACGGCGAGATGATGCGGTGCTTCATCCCGTCGTACGCCCTCAGAGTGCACGGGTCCGCGGGCCTGCTGTGCGAGATCGCCTTCTGCTTCCGCTGTCACAACGCGCTCGTCATCGTCCCGGGGCGCGGCCGGAGCCGGCTCGACGGGTTCGACGCGGATTCGCCGGCCGGTCAGGACCTGCTCGCCCGGTTCCGCGCCGCGGACGGGCCGGGCGAAGCGACCGGCCACCGCCCGGCGTGACGTGCGGGCAGGGTCAAGACTCGGGCGAACAGGCCGTCGCTGCGAAATCGCCCGCACGTCGGGTGGCCGGGGGCCCGGCTAGATCGTCGGCCCCATGCTCGCGAGCCGGCGCAGCTCCTTCACCGTGTCCGCCGTGTTCGTCACCAGCTCGGTGCCTTCTCCGCCGTCGCCCGCGTAGCGGTAGATCGCCGTCGGGCCGTCGCTGATCGCGATCGCCGCCACCAGGCGGCCCTCCGGGTCGCGGGTGAGTCCGGTCGTCACCGACACCTCCCGGCCGACGGTGTCGACCGTGGTGAGCGTCCGCTCCTTGTACCAGCCTCGCATCGTCATGGTCAGAAAACTCCGAAGGGGGGAGGGACTCGACAGGGATACGTCGTGAGACGCCCGGACCGCGCGAGGTGTTACGGCATACTGGGCCGGGTGATCACCCGGCCGCACGTCCTGCTGTCCGCCGCGCAGTCGCTCGACGGCTTCCTCGACGACACCTCGCCCGAGCGGCTCGTACTGTCCACTGAGGACGATTTCGCGGTCGTGGACCGGTTGCGGGCCG
The window above is part of the Amycolatopsis camponoti genome. Proteins encoded here:
- a CDS encoding M50 family metallopeptidase, giving the protein MSSPVQLALGDPAGTGTGAALRAAAATPSLLEQAQTLAVITLVAGGVALLVVLVGGSPWRLARNGVTIVHEAGHALAAVLVGRRLQGIKLHSDTSGVTVSRGKPEGPGMAFTAMAGYLAPSVLGLLFASLLDADLVGTVLVLIALLLLGVLVMVRNAYGVFTVVASASVLALVAFVAPVEVQAPFGYLVTWFLLFGGVRPVVELQVKRRRGRARDSDADQLGRLTAVPPVLWVLVFAVATVSCLIAGGLWLLEPVAA
- a CDS encoding aldehyde dehydrogenase family protein, which gives rise to MDEVAKAVEECARAAKLAAPSLAAASADAVDAALTGMAERLLAHRDEILEANQADVERAKAEGMSAGLLDRLTITPERLTGMAEQLRLLAGAPHQERSVDVSTLDGGLKLVERRRPVGVIGANYEARPNVTVDVASQLVKSRNGGVLRTGSAALGSAQRLREVVIAPALTEAGIDADCVQLVPRVEREAASALVRLPNLVPLVILRGSGDSTRALATEAAVHGVRTLAHADGGGVLYIDRGADVTKARDLVFASLDRLGVCNRLNLLLIHEGIHDDVWPGIADALAERGVTPSLAPHEHAIGYEWALDSDREATVTVAKVGDLADAVEIANEKTSGLAAGIATEDTSAADAFFDGYTGTGVFWNAPTRLLDGFKLLAVPETGINLDKVPGPRGPVTYTDLYVRQYAVLPA
- a CDS encoding DNA-3-methyladenine glycosylase family protein gives rise to the protein MTISLLGSEITVHGEFDLAAAARFLTGFAPAGRPEAEPGALRVAFPLDGEWTPVGAVLRQRSPGEVAVEVHGPPAQADAVLAQVRRMCSLDVDGAGFEEVGARDPVVSLAQGMHPGLRPVLFASPYEAACWAVLSHRIWMTQAVRLRRRLAERHGTEVDVGGTVLTTFPAPAVLAKLEYLPGLSGPKMQRLRAIAEAAADGLLDAATLRAMPADEALKQLQLLPGIGRFSAELILIRGAGHPDVFPRAETRLHEIMRDAYHLPEAGVEELTEIAEAWAPFRSWVSFLFRVEGEARMRESR